In Pararhizobium sp. A13, the genomic stretch CCACGAACTCGGCGCGGTTCTCCGCCTTGTCGATCTCGGTGACGTCGACGGCGGGCAGGCCGGTGAAGCCGAGCATCTCGCGCATGCGGTCGTCCACAGCCACCATCAGGCTCGGCACGGCCGCCTGCATGGCAATGATCGATCCGTGGAAACGTCGGCCGAGGTTGAAGTCCATCGACGAAGCCCAGGCGCGCCACTGGTTGGTGTCGAAGAAGGTGCGAACCTCAAACCGCTGCTTCTCCCGCTCCGTGCCGGGATAGGCCAGATCGCCGATCATCAGGCCCGATGCGGAATCATAGACGCGCCCCTCATCTTTGGGCTCCACCTTCATGTCGAAGTGGAGGAACTCGTCCTGCACCACGTATTGCGGCACAGTGTCCTGCGGGGCCAGCGCATTCGCGTCGAGGATCGCATCCTGGTTGCCGCCGAGGTAGCCTGAAAAGATCGTCCGCGCCTTGCCGATCTTCACGCTCGACAGCTTCTTCATGGACCGGCGCATATTGTCCGGCATGAAATAGACGGAAGGGCAACCGGTCGGGCGCACGAAGGAGAAGCCCTGGTCCTTCAGGAAGCCGGCCGACTCGTAGCCGCGCGTCAGGAAGTAGTGCTCACGCTCCTTCAAGACGGCCAGGAGCCGCTTCGTTCCCTCCGGAAGATTGTTCTCCAGGTCCCTGCGGTTTTGCAGGCCGATGCCCAGCATGACGATCGGCATGTTGAGCCGGCTCAGGACCTCCGCCTCGGCGTCTGCGGAGAGCCCCTTGCGCAATAGGTTCGCGCAGGTAAAGACGCAGATGTCGAAGTTGCTGTTGAACTCATCGAACCCGCTGCCGCTTTTGCTCAAATTGTATAGATGCCAGAAGGGAACCTGCTTCGCATGCGGCGCGAGCGCACGCAGGGCGCCCTCACCAATGAGGTAGTTCCCGGTGTTGCTGATGTTGCGCAGCTCCTGCAGAAACTCCTCTTTCGTTTCCGGCTGCCTCTGCCGCTCCGCATAGGAGACGGACAAGCCGTGGGCGCCATTGGCAAGGCGCGTGTAGTGACCAGGAATACCCGTCACGAGAATTCGTGGACGCATTCGACTAACCTTTCTGTTTCAGAGAAGCGGCCCGGCAATCAGCCGATCGCCGCGACCACGGGATTTGCCGCCGCCTGCTCGCGAAAGACCGCGGCGCGGGACAGTGACGAATTTTTCACGGACCGATCGCTCCATGAGATGAAATCCGAGAAGGAGGAAGCCCATGACCGGCGTGCGGCGGTCCTGATGCAGCCCTCCATAAGCGGAGCGAGCCTTTCGCGATTGTGCGCAACATCTTCGATGATCCGCGCCATCTCCCTCACGACCTGAGGATCGGAAGCCGCGTTGATGAGTATACCGTCCTCGCCGTCGGAAATGAGCTCGTCTACGGCGCCGACCGCGGTTGCGATGGGCACGCAGCCGAGCTGCTGCGCCTCGGCGATCATCAACGGCGCGCCCTCCCACCGCGAGGGCATGACGAGAACGTCGGCCCATCCCAGGGCCTTGATCAGATCCTTGCTGGCGAAGACGGGCGGGCGCACGTCGACGCCCATGTCCTTCAGTCGTTCGCTCCAGGAGACGCTGGAATCGGCGAGGATTTCCCCTCCGATGGCCCGGGCGTCGAAGGGGACGTTGGAAGCCCGCAGTTCCGCGAGCGCCGCCGCCAGTCGATCGATCCCCTTCTGCTGATCGAGCCGGCCCATGTAGAGA encodes the following:
- a CDS encoding polysaccharide pyruvyl transferase family protein encodes the protein MRPRILVTGIPGHYTRLANGAHGLSVSYAERQRQPETKEEFLQELRNISNTGNYLIGEGALRALAPHAKQVPFWHLYNLSKSGSGFDEFNSNFDICVFTCANLLRKGLSADAEAEVLSRLNMPIVMLGIGLQNRRDLENNLPEGTKRLLAVLKEREHYFLTRGYESAGFLKDQGFSFVRPTGCPSVYFMPDNMRRSMKKLSSVKIGKARTIFSGYLGGNQDAILDANALAPQDTVPQYVVQDEFLHFDMKVEPKDEGRVYDSASGLMIGDLAYPGTEREKQRFEVRTFFDTNQWRAWASSMDFNLGRRFHGSIIAMQAAVPSLMVAVDDRMREMLGFTGLPAVDVTEIDKAENRAEFVADHLAKLNTTELVDRYSDRERAFRTTLREIGIAN